The following proteins come from a genomic window of Bradyrhizobium paxllaeri:
- a CDS encoding antibiotic biosynthesis monooxygenase family protein: protein MITEIAQIDVKPGTEKDFEAAVAKARPLFLRAKGGKGFELHKSIEKPQRYRLVAKWETLENHTVDFRGSEDFTAWRALVGLYFASPPEVEHTETVLTTAG, encoded by the coding sequence ATGATCACTGAAATCGCACAAATCGACGTCAAGCCGGGCACCGAGAAGGATTTTGAAGCGGCCGTCGCCAAGGCGCGCCCGCTGTTCCTGCGCGCCAAGGGCGGCAAGGGGTTCGAGCTGCACAAATCGATCGAGAAGCCGCAGCGCTACCGGCTGGTGGCGAAGTGGGAGACGTTGGAAAACCACACGGTGGATTTCCGCGGCTCGGAGGATTTCACCGCCTGGCGCGCGCTGGTCGGGCTGTATTTCGCTTCGCCCCCCGAGGTCGAGCATACCGAGACGGTGCTGACCACGGCGGGCTGA
- a CDS encoding gamma-glutamyl-gamma-aminobutyrate hydrolase family protein yields the protein MRRPVVGVIGNAYRVENRFQTQMVGERNLRAVTDVAGALPLMFAGSPEITDIGALLDVVDGVILTGARANVHPTRFKTEPHEKHEPYDIHRDDVALALTEACVARGVPIFGICRGLQEMNVAFGGSLHPEIREIPGRMNHRMPRLENGEIHPDPTVVFADRHDVHLTPGGTFASLLGCETIRVNSLHGQGILEPGERVVIEGIAEDGTIEAIRIADASSFALGVQWHAEYDPQRNPINRTLFEAFGAALKAHRAN from the coding sequence ATGAGACGGCCCGTGGTCGGTGTGATCGGGAACGCCTATCGCGTCGAAAATCGTTTCCAGACCCAGATGGTCGGAGAACGCAATTTGCGCGCGGTCACCGACGTCGCAGGCGCATTGCCGCTGATGTTTGCGGGCTCGCCCGAGATTACCGATATCGGCGCGCTGCTCGACGTCGTCGACGGGGTGATTCTGACCGGCGCCCGCGCCAATGTGCATCCCACCCGCTTCAAGACCGAGCCGCATGAGAAGCACGAGCCCTACGACATCCACCGCGACGACGTCGCGCTGGCGCTGACGGAGGCCTGTGTCGCCCGCGGCGTGCCGATCTTCGGCATCTGCCGCGGCCTGCAGGAGATGAACGTCGCCTTCGGCGGCTCGCTGCATCCGGAAATCCGCGAGATCCCCGGCCGCATGAACCACCGCATGCCGCGGCTGGAGAATGGCGAGATCCATCCCGACCCGACGGTCGTGTTCGCCGACCGCCACGACGTCCACCTCACGCCCGGCGGCACCTTTGCAAGCCTGCTCGGCTGCGAAACCATCCGGGTCAATTCGTTGCACGGGCAGGGTATCCTCGAACCCGGCGAGCGCGTCGTCATCGAAGGCATTGCCGAGGACGGCACCATCGAAGCTATCAGGATCGCGGACGCCTCGAGCTTTGCGCTCGGCGTCCAGTGGCACGCCGAATACGACCCGCAGCGCAACCCGATCAATCGCACCTTGTTCGAAGCGTTCGGGGCGGCGCTCAAGGCGCACCGCGCGAATTGA
- a CDS encoding four-carbon acid sugar kinase family protein — MTSVRLLADDLTGALDTAAEFVGLCGPFDVTWPEALSTNAPRSLAIDSGTRELAKAESVEIVGRLAPLLGEGTIAYKKVDSLLRGAWAAELGACLRSGHWAACVVAPAFEYQGRRTCDGQQFARTQEGDWHPVGANLLAQLHAERIDARQGRLDTLSHGGVQIFDAESDRDLDRVVEMGRSLATPVLWCGSGGLAGALARGRDASVSRRLKKPVLGLFGSDQVVTASQLEACGEAVVTIAEGEVGGAARVQRKLADDGVVLVKFSLAEGLSRAEAARRIAREMTTLMAALDPPGTLIVAGGETLKAVCVALDAQALQVAGRLVPGLPRSSLQGGRWAGVDVISKSGAFGTRELWRDLLHDNQLLSTGKLT; from the coding sequence ATGACGAGCGTCCGCCTTCTCGCCGACGACCTCACCGGTGCGCTCGACACCGCGGCCGAGTTCGTCGGGCTGTGCGGACCGTTCGACGTGACCTGGCCGGAGGCGCTCTCGACGAATGCGCCGCGAAGTCTTGCGATCGATAGCGGAACGCGCGAGCTCGCCAAGGCTGAGAGCGTCGAGATCGTCGGACGGCTGGCTCCACTGCTTGGTGAAGGCACGATCGCCTACAAAAAGGTCGATAGCCTGTTGCGTGGAGCGTGGGCCGCCGAACTCGGCGCCTGCCTGCGCAGCGGTCATTGGGCAGCTTGCGTTGTTGCGCCAGCCTTCGAGTACCAGGGACGCCGCACCTGCGACGGTCAGCAGTTCGCGCGCACGCAGGAAGGCGACTGGCATCCGGTCGGCGCCAACCTTCTGGCCCAACTCCACGCGGAACGCATCGACGCCCGGCAAGGCCGGCTCGATACGTTGTCACATGGCGGCGTTCAGATTTTCGACGCGGAGAGCGACCGCGATCTCGACCGCGTGGTTGAGATGGGGCGAAGCCTGGCCACGCCCGTGCTGTGGTGCGGGAGCGGCGGATTGGCCGGCGCCCTGGCGCGCGGCCGCGACGCCAGTGTGTCACGTCGTTTGAAGAAGCCGGTGCTCGGACTGTTTGGCTCCGATCAGGTCGTCACCGCATCCCAGCTTGAGGCGTGCGGCGAGGCTGTCGTCACCATTGCCGAAGGCGAGGTTGGAGGCGCGGCGCGGGTGCAGCGCAAGCTTGCCGATGACGGCGTGGTGCTGGTCAAGTTTTCGCTTGCCGAGGGCCTGTCGCGCGCCGAGGCGGCACGCCGGATCGCGCGGGAAATGACGACGCTGATGGCAGCGCTTGATCCTCCCGGCACGCTGATCGTTGCCGGGGGCGAGACGTTGAAGGCGGTCTGTGTCGCGCTCGATGCGCAGGCGTTGCAGGTCGCCGGGCGCCTCGTGCCGGGGCTGCCGCGCTCGTCCCTGCAGGGCGGCCGTTGGGCTGGCGTTGACGTGATCTCCAAATCCGGAGCGTTTGGTACAAGGGAGCTATGGCGCGATCTGCTCCATGACAATCAATTGCTCAGCACAGGGAAACTGACATGA
- a CDS encoding FAD-binding oxidoreductase, with protein MSESFQEVLAGLADIVGDNYVIDSSGDQEPYVVDWRGRYRGRAVAVVKPGSTAEAAAVVRYCADNRLSIVPQGGNTGMCGAATPDDGAFNVVIRLDRMRRVRDVSPLANTITVEAGCILAEVQAAAMAADRYFPLSLGAEGSCQIGGNISTNAGGTAVLRYGPMRDLVLGLEVVLPDGRIFNGLRALRKDNTGYALKQLFIGAEGTLGIVTAAVLKLFAPPRSSALALLKLQSVEQALQIMQHLRGAVGDRLGSLEIMSRSQIEAIAETVPHVTIPFELTTPWYLIVELTDTLAGIDLNEPLATVLSDAMDAGLAEDAVLASSLAQAKAIWAVRHSVSEGNKRSGHVVSHDSVVPLERQAAFVTNVEARINAAVPHARVVMHGHIGDGNIHVIALIDRDRCRDPAATAALVAEINEIVDDETAAQGGAISAEHGIGITNRGRLARVADPLDIDLMRRIKQLLDPNGLMNPDKIFANKRAGAA; from the coding sequence ATGTCCGAATCCTTCCAGGAAGTGCTTGCTGGCCTGGCTGATATCGTCGGCGACAATTACGTCATCGATTCCTCCGGCGATCAGGAGCCCTATGTGGTGGACTGGCGCGGACGCTATCGCGGCCGTGCTGTTGCGGTCGTCAAGCCCGGCTCGACCGCCGAGGCGGCGGCCGTCGTCCGCTATTGTGCCGACAATCGACTCTCGATCGTGCCGCAGGGCGGCAACACCGGTATGTGCGGCGCCGCGACGCCGGACGACGGCGCCTTCAATGTCGTGATCCGGCTCGACCGCATGCGGCGCGTGCGCGACGTCAGCCCGCTCGCCAACACCATTACAGTTGAGGCCGGCTGCATCCTCGCCGAGGTGCAGGCTGCGGCCATGGCGGCGGATCGCTATTTTCCGTTGAGTCTCGGTGCCGAGGGCTCCTGCCAGATCGGCGGCAATATCTCCACCAATGCCGGCGGCACGGCGGTGCTGCGCTACGGGCCGATGCGCGATCTGGTGCTCGGGCTGGAAGTGGTGCTGCCGGACGGGCGCATCTTCAACGGCCTGCGCGCGCTGCGCAAGGACAACACGGGCTACGCGCTCAAGCAGCTTTTCATCGGTGCGGAAGGCACGCTCGGTATCGTCACCGCAGCGGTGCTGAAACTGTTCGCGCCACCGCGCAGTTCGGCTTTGGCGCTGCTCAAGCTGCAGAGCGTCGAGCAGGCCCTGCAGATCATGCAGCATTTGCGCGGCGCGGTCGGCGACCGGCTCGGTAGTCTCGAAATCATGTCGCGCAGCCAGATCGAGGCGATCGCCGAGACCGTGCCGCATGTCACCATTCCCTTCGAACTTACCACGCCGTGGTACCTGATCGTCGAACTGACCGACACGCTGGCCGGGATCGATCTCAACGAGCCGCTGGCCACCGTGCTGTCGGACGCGATGGATGCGGGGTTGGCTGAAGATGCCGTGCTCGCATCGAGCCTCGCGCAGGCGAAGGCGATCTGGGCGGTGCGGCACAGCGTCTCCGAAGGCAACAAGCGCAGCGGCCATGTGGTGTCGCACGACAGCGTGGTTCCGCTGGAGCGGCAGGCAGCGTTCGTCACCAATGTCGAGGCCAGGATCAACGCGGCCGTTCCCCATGCCCGCGTGGTGATGCATGGCCATATCGGCGACGGCAATATTCATGTGATCGCCCTGATCGACCGCGATCGCTGCCGTGACCCCGCCGCGACGGCGGCACTGGTGGCTGAGATCAACGAGATCGTCGACGACGAGACCGCAGCGCAGGGTGGCGCCATCAGCGCCGAGCACGGCATCGGCATCACCAATCGCGGCCGGCTCGCGCGCGTCGCCGATCCGCTCGATATAGACCTGATGCGCCGCATCAAGCAATTGCTCGATCCGAACGGCCTGATGAATCCGGACAAGATCTTCGCGAATAAGCGCGCGGGAGCGGCATGA
- a CDS encoding carboxypeptidase-like regulatory domain-containing protein encodes MNLGRTLFAFTLASAGVLGFMAAPSRAQQPAVAIDNDDIGGVVAGPNGPEAGVWVIAETNELPTKFARTVVTDDQGRYVIPDLPLNVNYTIWVRGYGLVDSPKLRAKPGQQLNLTAVPAPNEAAAAHYYSAIYWYTMMKIPPAKDFGGSTEIPKEITQDIWRQRMNNVDCIGCHQLGQESTRTIPGAFGEFKSGEEAWMRRVSSGQTGEWMVNRLAGQMGGVPFKYFGDWTDRVAKGELPKSKPPRPAGFERNVVVTSWEWATEKHFVHDLISSDRRYPTVNAYGPLFGANEYSSDDMPILDPKTHKVTFSKMPVADPNAPESFGPPLHGTALLNPVSPSAYWGDEKIWSQRTNNHNSMFDKKGRVWLAAAVRGIENPAYCRKGSDHPSAKAFPLERSGRQVTVFDPKTQKYAFVDTCFGTHHPQFGYDADDTLWVSGTGPVAGWVNTKLWDETGDAIKAQGWAPFVLDTNGNGKVDEYTEPGKPAEAGKDMRVAGSGPYAVMPHPTDGSVWYTVNVFVGQPGFMRFDPKTKLSEFYAIPKEGIGVRGGDIDKNGVLWGSGSNGSLIRFDRSKCKAPLNGPEATGNHCPEGFAYFKYPGPGFEGFENSSAEASYYTWVDHHNTVGLGENIPISTANLNDGFVAFKDGQMVMLRIPYPLGFFAKGLDGRIDDPNAGWKGRGLWSSSGDRTPWLMEGGKGSKPRAVHIQVRPDPLAK; translated from the coding sequence ATGAATCTCGGTCGGACCCTATTTGCATTCACCTTGGCATCAGCAGGCGTGCTCGGCTTCATGGCGGCACCATCGCGCGCACAGCAGCCGGCGGTCGCGATCGACAATGACGATATCGGCGGCGTGGTGGCCGGACCCAACGGGCCAGAGGCCGGCGTCTGGGTCATCGCCGAGACCAACGAGTTGCCGACGAAGTTCGCCAGGACCGTCGTCACCGACGATCAGGGACGCTACGTGATCCCCGACCTGCCACTGAACGTGAACTACACGATCTGGGTCCGCGGCTATGGGCTGGTGGATTCGCCGAAGCTGCGTGCCAAGCCCGGCCAGCAGCTCAATCTCACGGCGGTCCCGGCGCCGAACGAGGCGGCTGCGGCGCACTACTATTCGGCGATCTACTGGTACACGATGATGAAGATCCCACCGGCCAAGGATTTCGGCGGCTCCACCGAAATCCCGAAGGAGATCACGCAGGACATCTGGCGCCAGCGCATGAACAATGTCGACTGCATCGGCTGCCATCAACTCGGCCAGGAATCCACGCGCACGATCCCGGGCGCGTTCGGCGAGTTCAAATCGGGCGAGGAAGCCTGGATGCGGCGCGTCTCCTCAGGGCAGACCGGCGAATGGATGGTGAACCGGCTTGCGGGCCAAATGGGCGGCGTGCCGTTTAAATATTTCGGTGACTGGACCGATCGGGTCGCCAAGGGCGAACTGCCGAAATCCAAGCCGCCGCGGCCGGCCGGCTTCGAGCGCAACGTCGTCGTCACATCCTGGGAATGGGCGACCGAAAAACACTTCGTCCACGACCTGATTTCCTCGGACCGGCGCTATCCGACCGTCAACGCTTACGGCCCGCTGTTCGGCGCGAATGAATATTCGTCCGACGACATGCCGATCCTCGATCCGAAAACGCACAAGGTGACGTTCTCAAAGATGCCGGTTGCCGATCCCAACGCGCCGGAATCGTTCGGCCCGCCGCTCCATGGCACCGCCCTGCTCAATCCGGTCAGTCCTTCGGCCTATTGGGGTGACGAGAAGATCTGGAGCCAGCGGACCAACAATCACAACAGCATGTTCGACAAGAAGGGCCGCGTGTGGCTCGCGGCGGCCGTACGCGGCATTGAAAATCCGGCGTACTGCCGCAAGGGATCCGACCATCCGTCGGCGAAGGCCTTTCCGCTCGAACGTTCGGGACGGCAAGTGACGGTGTTCGATCCCAAGACCCAGAAGTACGCCTTCGTCGATACCTGCTTCGGCACCCATCACCCGCAGTTCGGCTATGATGCGGACGATACGCTTTGGGTATCGGGCACCGGCCCCGTTGCCGGCTGGGTCAATACCAAGCTATGGGACGAGACCGGCGATGCCATCAAAGCACAGGGCTGGGCGCCATTCGTGCTCGATACCAACGGCAACGGCAAGGTCGACGAATACACCGAGCCGGGCAAGCCGGCGGAGGCCGGCAAGGACATGCGGGTCGCAGGCTCCGGCCCCTACGCGGTGATGCCGCATCCGACCGACGGCTCGGTCTGGTACACCGTCAACGTCTTCGTCGGCCAGCCCGGTTTCATGCGCTTCGATCCCAAGACCAAGCTGTCCGAATTCTACGCCATCCCGAAGGAAGGCATCGGCGTTCGCGGCGGCGACATCGACAAGAACGGCGTGCTGTGGGGCTCGGGCTCGAACGGCAGCCTGATCCGCTTCGATCGCAGCAAATGCAAGGCGCCGCTGAACGGGCCGGAGGCCACCGGCAACCACTGCCCGGAGGGTTTCGCCTACTTCAAATATCCGGGCCCGGGCTTCGAGGGTTTCGAAAACTCCAGCGCCGAGGCGAGCTACTACACCTGGGTCGATCACCACAACACGGTCGGCCTTGGCGAAAACATCCCGATTTCCACCGCCAACCTCAACGACGGCTTCGTCGCCTTCAAGGACGGGCAGATGGTGATGCTGCGCATTCCCTACCCGCTCGGCTTCTTCGCCAAGGGCCTCGACGGACGTATCGACGATCCGAACGCCGGCTGGAAGGGGCGCGGCCTCTGGAGTTCGAGCGGCGATCGGACGCCGTGGCTGATGGAGGGAGGCAAAGGCTCAAAGCCGCGGGCGGTGCACATTCAGGTGCGGCCCGATCCATTGGCAAAGTAA
- a CDS encoding AI-2E family transporter: protein MTGPADNRLQARSDMAWAISVGGIGVVLFAALLAFTWHFAATLFLIFSGMLLGVALNAMSNLLGRVVRLPHALRLTTVCLVVAGMLSGILFLGGTTIAQQTTALSKTLKSQLVSVKGFLDQNGIDTSFFDFGTLSSTSDDGSPAPAAPPTPHALPSAGTIAASGGAIFSQSLKLVLGTASAVGNFFIVLFLGIAFATQPGVYRDGLLFMAPAKHRTRAVAIVDRIGETLERWLIAQIITMVAVFLVTWIGLSIIGIQSSFILGIQAGLLAFIPTVGAILGGLIVVLASLASGWVAALSAFILFLGVHALESYVLTPIIQRQALDIPPATLFAFQILLGVVFGIWGLALALPLMAIAKVMIDHFKAEAAPTQVMAA from the coding sequence GTGACAGGTCCGGCTGACAATCGCCTTCAGGCCCGCAGCGACATGGCGTGGGCGATCTCGGTCGGGGGCATCGGCGTCGTGCTGTTCGCCGCGCTGCTTGCGTTCACCTGGCACTTCGCCGCAACGCTGTTTTTGATCTTTTCCGGCATGCTGCTCGGCGTCGCGCTCAACGCCATGAGCAATTTGCTCGGGCGCGTGGTGCGGCTGCCGCATGCGCTGCGACTGACGACGGTCTGCCTGGTGGTCGCGGGCATGCTGTCCGGCATCCTCTTTCTCGGCGGCACCACGATCGCCCAGCAGACGACGGCGCTGAGCAAGACGCTCAAGTCGCAGCTCGTCAGCGTCAAGGGCTTTCTCGACCAAAACGGTATCGACACCAGCTTCTTCGATTTCGGCACGCTGTCATCGACGTCGGACGACGGCTCGCCGGCACCCGCCGCACCGCCGACGCCGCACGCGCTTCCGAGCGCCGGCACGATTGCAGCCAGCGGCGGCGCGATCTTCAGCCAGAGCCTGAAACTGGTTCTGGGCACGGCCAGCGCCGTCGGAAACTTCTTCATCGTGCTGTTTCTGGGGATCGCATTCGCGACCCAGCCCGGCGTCTACCGCGACGGGCTGTTGTTCATGGCGCCCGCAAAGCATCGCACACGCGCGGTGGCAATCGTCGACCGGATCGGCGAGACGCTGGAGCGCTGGCTGATCGCGCAGATCATCACCATGGTCGCGGTATTTCTGGTGACCTGGATCGGGCTATCGATCATCGGCATCCAGAGTTCGTTCATCCTGGGCATCCAGGCAGGCCTGCTTGCCTTCATTCCGACGGTCGGCGCCATCCTCGGCGGGCTGATCGTGGTGCTGGCGAGCCTCGCCTCGGGATGGGTCGCCGCCCTCTCCGCCTTCATCCTGTTCCTCGGCGTGCATGCGCTGGAAAGCTACGTGCTGACGCCGATCATCCAGCGCCAGGCGCTGGATATTCCACCCGCCACGCTGTTCGCATTCCAGATCCTGCTCGGCGTCGTCTTCGGCATCTGGGGGCTGGCGCTCGCGCTGCCCCTGATGGCGATTGCCAAGGTGATGATCGACCACTTCAAGGCGGAAGCCGCGCCAACGCAAGTGATGGCGGCGTGA
- a CDS encoding Bug family tripartite tricarboxylate transporter substrate binding protein yields MRSMWLILASAMLLAAPAKAEDAYPSRQVSVIVPFAAGGTADIFARMVANHLQAKLGKPFVVENVGGAGSIVGVTRLARSAPDGLTLGLASTSALAINPSLYGPKLSYQPDKDLQPIVQISMVPNVLVVNPDKIKARTLPDLIAYLKANPEKVSFGSAGVGTSQHLAAELFQQMTGTKMVHVPYKGSSTMLTDLISGQIDLAFDNVPLLLPQAKDGKLALIAAATPKRASFDPNLPTVAEFLPGFEAVAWHGFFVPAATPKPIVEKLSAEIRAFMQQPETKQKMAELGADAMALDAQPFAAYIASETTRWKKVIEAANIKLE; encoded by the coding sequence ATGAGATCTATGTGGCTTATTCTTGCGTCGGCAATGCTGCTGGCGGCTCCTGCGAAGGCGGAGGACGCGTATCCTTCCAGGCAGGTGAGCGTGATCGTTCCCTTCGCCGCCGGCGGCACCGCCGATATCTTCGCGCGCATGGTCGCCAATCATCTTCAGGCCAAGCTCGGCAAGCCGTTCGTGGTCGAGAATGTCGGCGGCGCCGGCAGCATCGTCGGTGTCACGCGGCTGGCGCGTTCGGCGCCTGATGGCCTGACCCTGGGCCTCGCCAGCACATCCGCGCTTGCGATCAATCCGTCGCTGTACGGTCCGAAGCTCAGCTACCAGCCCGACAAGGATTTGCAGCCGATCGTCCAGATCAGCATGGTTCCCAACGTTCTGGTCGTGAACCCCGACAAGATCAAGGCGCGGACGCTGCCGGACCTGATCGCCTACCTGAAGGCCAATCCAGAAAAGGTCTCGTTCGGTTCGGCCGGCGTCGGCACCTCGCAGCATCTGGCGGCCGAATTGTTCCAGCAGATGACGGGGACCAAGATGGTGCATGTGCCCTACAAGGGCTCGAGCACGATGCTGACGGATCTCATCAGCGGACAGATCGATCTTGCCTTCGACAACGTGCCGCTGCTTCTGCCGCAGGCCAAGGACGGCAAGCTCGCGCTGATCGCGGCCGCGACGCCCAAGCGCGCGTCGTTCGATCCGAACCTTCCCACCGTCGCCGAGTTCCTGCCCGGCTTCGAGGCGGTCGCCTGGCACGGCTTCTTCGTCCCGGCTGCGACGCCGAAGCCGATCGTCGAAAAACTGTCGGCGGAGATCCGGGCCTTCATGCAGCAGCCGGAGACGAAGCAGAAGATGGCCGAACTCGGCGCCGATGCCATGGCGCTCGATGCCCAGCCGTTCGCGGCCTACATCGCGTCCGAGACGACGCGGTGGAAGAAGGTCATCGAGGCTGCCAACATCAAGCTGGAGTAG
- the pdxA gene encoding 4-hydroxythreonine-4-phosphate dehydrogenase PdxA, with product MTSRHLAITMGDPAGIGPEIIVKACIGLQERIAKGDLRLLIIGSGAALEGAKAALGASVAIPQVTADGRDWPNLCFLQADAEGTPIHPGVLSADGGRFAYKAVEQGVRLTQAGRTAAIVTAPLNKEALNKAGFHYPGHTEMLAHLTGVRGSVMLLAHGNMRVSHVSTHVALEDVPKRLTPERLRQVIDLTNDALLRLGIARPKIAIAALNPHAGEGGLFGRQDIDVSAPTIAKAVADGLDVVGPVPGDTIFVKLRAGQFDAAVAMYHDQGHIPVKLLGFQVDPATGRWQELSGVNITLGLPIIRTSVDHGTAFDIAGKGIANEHSLIEAIDYAERLAGGISSSSKQ from the coding sequence ATGACCTCTCGCCATCTTGCGATCACCATGGGCGATCCCGCCGGGATCGGTCCCGAGATCATCGTCAAGGCCTGCATTGGATTGCAGGAGCGGATCGCGAAGGGCGACCTGCGTCTCCTGATCATCGGCAGCGGTGCTGCGCTGGAGGGCGCCAAGGCCGCGCTCGGCGCAAGTGTCGCGATTCCGCAAGTTACCGCCGATGGCCGCGACTGGCCCAATCTCTGCTTTCTGCAAGCCGACGCCGAAGGCACGCCGATCCACCCGGGCGTGCTCAGCGCCGACGGCGGGCGCTTTGCGTACAAGGCGGTCGAGCAGGGCGTGCGGCTGACGCAGGCCGGCCGGACCGCGGCCATCGTAACCGCGCCGTTGAACAAGGAAGCGCTCAACAAGGCAGGCTTTCACTATCCCGGGCACACCGAGATGCTGGCGCATCTCACCGGCGTGCGCGGCTCGGTGATGCTGCTCGCTCATGGCAACATGCGTGTCAGCCATGTCTCGACCCATGTGGCGCTGGAGGACGTGCCGAAGCGGTTGACCCCGGAGCGGCTGCGCCAGGTGATCGATCTCACCAACGACGCGTTGTTGCGGCTCGGCATCGCGCGCCCGAAGATCGCCATTGCGGCGCTCAATCCGCATGCCGGCGAGGGCGGGTTGTTCGGCCGGCAGGATATCGACGTCTCGGCGCCGACCATCGCCAAGGCGGTGGCCGACGGTCTCGACGTCGTCGGCCCGGTGCCCGGCGATACCATTTTCGTCAAGCTTCGTGCCGGCCAGTTCGATGCCGCGGTCGCGATGTATCACGACCAAGGGCACATCCCGGTAAAGCTGCTCGGCTTCCAGGTCGATCCCGCGACCGGCCGCTGGCAGGAACTGTCCGGCGTCAACATCACGCTGGGCTTGCCGATCATCCGCACCTCCGTCGATCACGGCACCGCCTTCGACATCGCGGGCAAAGGCATCGCCAACGAACACAGCCTGATCGAGGCCATCGACTACGCCGAGCGCCTGGCCGGCGGCATTTCCTCATCTTCCAAGCAATAG
- a CDS encoding iron-containing alcohol dehydrogenase gives MTNSFTPIEILRPTTVEFGCGTIAAAARFAERIGARRPLVISDSFNARRVDQLALPGAVKVFGDVKPEPDLPNLEKAVAMAREAAPDLVVGFGGGSAMDLAKLVAVLCTGEAAFADIVGAEKVAGRSVALMQIPTTSGTGSEAGTRALVTDPASRNKLAVQSRFMLADIAIVDPDLTMTVPRDVTAATGVDALAHCVEAYTSRKAHPAIDLYAIDGARLVGRYLRRAVADGSDREARAGLALASLYGGYCLGPVNTTAGHAVAYPLGTRHHVAHGLACAVIFPHTLAFNMPEISVKTVAVLHALGLPERNVPAAAFDATYQFCADLGIEMRLSALGVPKDDLGTMADEAHAIRRLLDNNPRDLSRDEILKMYETAF, from the coding sequence ATGACCAATTCCTTCACGCCGATCGAGATCCTTCGTCCCACCACCGTCGAGTTCGGATGTGGGACCATCGCCGCTGCGGCGCGCTTTGCGGAGCGGATCGGCGCGCGACGGCCATTGGTGATCTCGGATTCCTTCAACGCGCGTCGCGTCGATCAACTGGCGCTGCCCGGCGCGGTCAAGGTGTTCGGCGATGTGAAGCCCGAGCCGGATCTGCCCAATCTCGAAAAGGCGGTCGCGATGGCGCGCGAGGCCGCGCCCGATCTCGTCGTCGGTTTCGGCGGCGGCAGCGCGATGGATCTCGCCAAGCTGGTGGCCGTGCTCTGCACCGGTGAAGCGGCTTTTGCCGACATCGTGGGTGCCGAGAAGGTTGCTGGCCGTAGCGTCGCGCTGATGCAGATTCCGACCACCTCCGGGACGGGCAGCGAAGCCGGCACCCGCGCGCTCGTCACCGATCCGGCCAGCCGCAACAAGCTCGCCGTGCAGAGCCGCTTCATGCTCGCCGATATCGCCATCGTCGATCCCGACCTGACGATGACCGTGCCGCGGGATGTCACGGCGGCAACCGGTGTCGACGCGCTGGCACATTGCGTCGAGGCCTACACCAGCCGCAAGGCACATCCCGCGATCGACCTCTACGCGATCGATGGTGCGCGGCTGGTCGGACGCTACCTGCGGCGCGCCGTTGCCGACGGCAGCGATCGCGAGGCCCGTGCGGGCCTGGCGCTGGCCTCGCTCTATGGCGGCTATTGCCTCGGCCCGGTGAACACGACAGCCGGCCACGCGGTGGCCTATCCGCTCGGCACGCGGCACCATGTGGCGCATGGCCTCGCCTGCGCGGTGATCTTTCCGCATACGCTGGCGTTCAACATGCCGGAGATATCGGTAAAGACCGTCGCGGTGCTGCATGCGCTCGGCCTGCCGGAACGCAACGTTCCCGCGGCTGCGTTCGACGCCACCTATCAATTCTGCGCCGATCTCGGCATCGAGATGCGCCTGTCCGCGCTCGGCGTTCCCAAGGACGATCTCGGCACCATGGCGGACGAGGCCCATGCCATTCGCCGCCTGCTCGACAACAACCCGCGCGATCTCTCCCGCGACGAAATTTTGAAGATGTACGAGACGGCGTTTTAG